One region of Mangifera indica cultivar Alphonso chromosome 3, CATAS_Mindica_2.1, whole genome shotgun sequence genomic DNA includes:
- the LOC123212347 gene encoding LOW QUALITY PROTEIN: uncharacterized protein At5g41620 (The sequence of the model RefSeq protein was modified relative to this genomic sequence to represent the inferred CDS: substituted 1 base at 1 genomic stop codon), producing the protein MDRGVNFNGVSCDFKTRRHRPQQLHKNKALDLSQFLADPSPSSPEQASLGSCSSLMLIVEEPHSVLLKASFLLSEKPESAISLRRHIAQSLIQHHRSIERSNRALQPVSPASYGRSLEMAPYNPAVTPTSSIEFKGRVGESRYNLKTSTELLKILNRIWSLEGQHASNVALIKALKTELGHARVRIKVLLHDQQVDRHAIDELVKQIAEDKLVIKSKEQDHIRAAVRDELEDERKLRKQPESLHRKLAQELLEVKSSLSNALKQLEREKKSMTLLEELCDXFALGIKSYEQEVHALKQKSDKAWAGKADCDCLILHISESWIDERMQMKLEEAHRAFAGQQSIVDKLGFEIETYLQAKRAASSKRNDNVLPRDRQNSLESVPLNKAVSAPQVVGDEEDSAGSHSNCFELNKQSNGDMKLQGDESVDRNVDETTKHDQIKQNIVSLERQRSQNPSSLQVKFEERMAWAMLSNGNKKPEIVETEPIESSMANKSKNTGATDGSHERKNEHDEIHGSNSNHKIDNLIRNHKLLSEGSRQSMRPKNDSGEASCSYPARPENDSCGARRNQASPVRQWMSKLTAPDIDISESSTKLPAVLKDNTLKTQLLKARSKGHGLRVKVFKGSS; encoded by the exons ATGGACCGGGGCGTTAACTTCAATGGTGTCAGTTGTGACTTTAAAACGCGCCGCCACCGTCCGCAGCAGCTTCACAAGAACAAGGCTCTTGACTTGTCTCAGTTCTTGGCTGATCCTTCCCCAAGTTCACCTGAACAG GCTTCTTTGGGCTCTTGTTCAAGTCTTATGCTGATTGTTGAGGAACCTCACTCAGTTTTGTTAAAAGCTTCTTTTTTACTTTCAGAAAAG CCAGAAAGTGCAATCAGTTTAAGAAGGCATATTGCACAATCACTGATCCAACATCATCGCTCAATTGAAAGAAGTAATCGTGCCCTTCAGCCCGTATCTCCGGCAAGTTATGGTAGGTCCTTAGAG ATGGCGCCATATAATCCTGCAGTCACTCCCACCAGTTCTATAGAATTTAAAGGAAGAGTTGGTGAGTCACGATATAATCTCAAAACATCCACAGAactactaaaaatattaaatcgaATATGGAGCTTGGAGGGACAGCATGCTTCGAATGTAGCATTGATAAAAGCATTGAAGACAGAGCTAGGCCATGCCCGTGTGAGGATCAAAGTGTTGCTTCACGATCAGCAGGTAGATCGGCATGCAATAGATGAACTGGTGAAGCAAATTGCAGAGGATAAGCTAGTTATTAAGAGTAAGGAGCAGGATCATATCCGTGCTGCTGTGAGGGATGAGCTAGAGGATGAAAGGAAATTAAGAAAACAGCCGGAAAGCCTACACAGGAAGTTAGCTCAAGAGCTATTAGAAGTGAAATCTTCCCTTTCTAATGCTTTGAAACAgctagaaagagagaaaaaatcaaTGACACTTTTGGAAGAACTTTGTGATTAATTTGCTTTGGGCATAAAAAGCTATGAACAGGAGGTGCATGCTTTAAAACAGAAATCTGACAAGGCTTGGGCTGGGAAGGCTGATTGTGATTGCTTGATTCTCCATATATCTGAATCATGGATTGATGAACGGATGCAGATGAAGCTTGAAGAGGCTCATCGTGCTTTTGCTGGGCAGCAATCAATAGTGGACAAGTTGGGTTTTGAAATAGAGACTTATCTTCAGGCCAAGCGTGCAGCTTCTTCTAAGAGAAATGATAATGTACTGCCTCGGGATAGACAAAATTCTCTTGAATCTGTCCCTTTAAATAAGGCTGTGAGTGCACCTCAAGTTGTCGGAGATGAGGAAGATTCTGCAGGCAGTCATTCAAATTGTTTCGAACTAAACAAACAAAGCAACGGTGACATGAAATTGCAGGGAGATGAATCTGTAGATCGTAATGTTGATGAAACGACGAAACACGACCAAATAAAGCAAAATATTGTTTCACTTGAAAGACAAAGGAGTCAGAACCCTTCCAGTTTGCAAGTAAAGTTTGAAGAACGTATGGCTTGGGCCATGTTATCTAATGGTAATAAGAAGCCTGAGATCGTGGAAACAGAACCAATTGAATCAAGCATGGCGAATAAATCCAAAAATACTGGAGCTACTGATGGCAGTCATGAAAGAAAGAATGAACATGACGAGATCCATGGATCAAACTCAAACCATaagattgataatttaattagaaatcaTAAATTATTGTCAGAAGGCAGTAGGCAGAGTATGCGACCCAAGAATGACTCCGGTGAAGCATCTTGTAGTTATCCTGCACGACCTGAGAATGACTCCTGTGGGGCACGGAGGAATCAAGCTAGTCCAGTAAGGCAGTGGATGTCAAAACTTACAGCCCCAGATATTGACATTTCAGAATCTTCTACAAAATTGCCTGCAGTGTTGAAGGATAATACTTTGAAGACACAGCTTCTCAAAGCAAGGTCAAAGGGACATGGATTGCGAGTTAAAGTTTTTAAAGGTTCCTCTTAG